A single Lacerta agilis isolate rLacAgi1 chromosome 10, rLacAgi1.pri, whole genome shotgun sequence DNA region contains:
- the LOC117054347 gene encoding carboxypeptidase A1-like: protein MVYKTPWGGTPVPSGYPVLAKMRSLLLFGAILAVALGTETFVGHQVLRIFAADEFQVEKVKELEALEHLQLDFWRHPIHSEFPIDVRVPFDSLQGVKVFLESNGIRYSIMIEDLQSLVDEEKLFMSRQHFMPRSIETFNYASYHNLDEIYDFMDLLVGENSKLVSKIQIGKSYEGRPINVLKFSTGGSNRPAIWIDTGIHSREWVTQASGVYFAKKILEGYGKDASLTSILDNFDIFLEIVTNPDGFAFTHSKNRMWRKTRSQNSGSSCVGVDPNRNWDAGFGEAGSSGNPCTETYRGPYPNSEPEVKAIVDFVKSHGNIKAFISIHSYSQLLLYPYGYTSKKAADQAELDALAQKAVEALTSLHGTKYKYGSIITTIYQASGGTIDWTYEQGIKYSYTFELRDTGRYGFMLPASQIIPTAEETWLALMVIMEHTRDHPY, encoded by the exons TCACCAGGTGCTGAGGATCTTTGCTGCAGATGAGTTCCAAGTGGAGAAGGTGAAGGAGCTGGAAGCTCTCGAGCATCTTCAG CTGGATTTCTGGCGCCACCCAATTCACTCTGAGTTCCCCATAGACGTGCGTGTCCCATTCGACAGCCTCCAAGGAGTCAAGGTGTTCCTGGAATCCAATGGCATCCGTTATTCCATCATGATCGAGGACCTTCAG TCACTGGTGGATGAGGAGAAGCTTTTCATGTCCCGCCAACATTTTATGCCCCGGTCGATTGAGACATTTAACTATGCTTCTTACCACAATCTGGATGAG atcTACGATTTCATGGACCTCCTGGTGGGTGAAAATTCCAAACTGGTCAGTAAAATCCAGATTGGGAAGAGTTACGAGGGCCGCCCAATCAACGTCTTGAAG TTCAGCACCGGGGGAAGCAACCGGCCAGCGATCTGGATAGACACTGGCATCCACTCCCGCGAATGGGTCACTCAAGCCAGCGGAGTCTACTTTGCAAAGAAG ATCCTTGAAGGCTACGGAAAGGATGCTTCCCTGACCTCCATCCTGGACAACTTCGACATCTTCCTAGAAATTGTCACAAACCCAGATGGGTTTGCCTTCACCCACTCCAAG AATCGCATGTGGAGGAAGACAAGGTCCCAGAACAGCGGGTCATCCTGCGTCGGAGTAGACCCCAACAGGAATTGGGACGCAGGATTTGGAG AGGCTGGATCCAGCGGGAATCCTTGCACCGAGACCTACCGTGGACCCTACCCTAACTCTGAGCCTGAAGTGAAAGCCATCGTGGACTTTGTGAAGAGTCACGGCAACATCAAAGCCTTCATCTCCATCCACAGCTACTCTCAGCTTCTCCTTTATCCTTATGGCTACACCAGCAAGAAAGCAGCTGATCAGGCAGAGCTG GACGCTCTTGCTCAGAAGGCAGTCGAGGCCCTTACTTCTCTCCATGGAACCAAATACAAATATGGtagcatcatcaccaccatct ACCAAGCAAGTGGTGGAACCATCGACTGGACCTACGAACAAGGCATCAAATACTCTTACACCTTTGAGCTGCGAGACACGGGCCGTTATGGGTTCATGCTCCCTGCGAGCCAAATCATCCCCACCGCTGAGGAGACATGGCTGGCCCTGATGGTCATCATGGAACACACACGAGATCACCCCTATTAG